The following DNA comes from Anopheles arabiensis isolate DONGOLA chromosome 3, AaraD3, whole genome shotgun sequence.
tgtgttttgtgtaagTTTGGTTAAGCGCTACACaagtgtttggtttgttttgatctATATTTTGCAGCATTTCTGCTAAATGTGCTTTTGTTTGCGCGCTACATATAAATTATCTTCCGCAGACATAATGTCGCAGCGGTACTCCATTTAAACAGGTTCAAACAACAATCAACTGCGGTATCGCTTGACGGTTATTTTATAAGCTAATATTAcccttttccctctctctttttatATCCATTTTGGTTATCGCTTTTTCGCAATATTCTTCTCATTGCAGAACCATTCCAGAGATAAAGAGAATTAAATTGAGTAGCAAAGTACGCAGACCAAAAACAAGAGCTCCTTCCTTCCTAAAATCTTGTgagcataaaacacacacacacgcacacagagaaagagatagataaaTTTGAGTAATTTTCTGCCGAGTGCACTAGGTATAGATATAGATTCGTGTAAGATAAAAGCGCTTCTAACGAGCATTCTCCATATATTGACGTGAATTGCACTGAGCAAGTGAGTTGTGTAATTGAATTGAAGTTGTAATACGATCCAGCAGACGCGCTAACTAACTCTCGATGCTGGTTGTGAGTTACGGTTTTGGAAGTGAAAGTATATCAACTAATCGGAACGATAATTAAAAGTAGAGAATCTTTAGATCACTCTCCCTACGGTATGTGTACACTTTGCACGCTGACATACCTTTTCAAGCGCGTACACTAAATACTAATCAGCTGACTTACTCATACCAGCATACCAGTGGGCTTTCGATGTGAAACAATGCTCAACActacactactactactaccctTGTGCGCGTCCAGGGCGCACATTTGCACAGCACAGAAACGGAAAAGCTTAAAATTGGCATGCTCACTACACATTCACCAGTATCACTGCTGCAAACCCATCCTTACCGCCTAATGGTCTTACACAGGTAAAAGGTTATTTTAGATTTATCTCATCCGTCTTGCATAATTGCTATGAAATTTCATATCACACaatacttttgttttgttttatctttggACCGTTGCCACCCCGCCGCCTAAGTGTCACCAGTCCGTTTACGTTAAATTTAGCTACGGTTGATACTATACACACAGAAGGTACCGAACCCGATCGTCGCAATCGGGCTTCCGTTGCGACTCCATGCCTCCCGACGTGCGCCCGAATGGAAATTATCCTATCCGTGAGATGAGCTATCCCCAAACGGATAGGGAGAAATATCAAATTACGAATATTTGTATAAGAAATGGAAGAATTTTGACTTTCACTATCGCACGCGACGCAGCTTATCGTCCTCTGGTCCAATTTGCAATGTGCCATGGTGCGATAGTATCGACGAGTGTATTTTATCTTAAAACAATCAGTTTATGACCAGATTAGAGCGCCACTCAAATGGCAGGCTAGAGGGAACCGGGACCGGACCGGGTGGGACCGTCGTCGCCGTTGTCGTCGTGTGTACCGTATCATTTCAAAACGTTTCAAAAAGGGGtgtttgctgcttctttttttacacgACAAACGGCCAAGAGTATGTTTTGTTGATGGGGACTAATAACATCCACAATAATCCCACATGGCGCACCTCCGCCCTGCTACACCGTTACAGTAATGGGTGAATTAAATTCGTTCTAAAGATTCGTCGTTTACGTTTTTAACCGGTGTGCCGTTGAGGGGGagactcgctctctctctgggCGGCATTCACTTATACGCCCGAGCGTGCCAGGGAATCTAATCGAACGATCGTCCCCCTTTGCCAATGCCACCGTTCAGGGCGCTACCATTGTGCAGGGAGAGTGGTTTGCTGCCCCCACCACTGCCGGACCCACTGCCGACTGCGTACGAGCTGCCCGTGTGCAGCAAGTCGTCCGTACTGAGCACGAGCGTTTCTATCTCATCGTCCTCGTTGTCTAAATAATCGTCTATCGCTAGATCACCGTTACTACTGTGCAGCGTGTCCGAGTCCCGGTGCACTATGTGCGGTGCTTCATTGAACTCGTCCAGTTCGTCCATACCTTGAATGCACGGTAGcaattgtattgttttacatAGTCGATCAATATTACCCCGAAAGAAATGCTAAATGAtgataaaaacgaaaaacaaaataaagctaACCCCAATCACTCACCACCAAAGTTTGTTCCCGTCAGCAGCAAGTATTGGCCGGCACGATTAGGCCACAGCAAACCCATCATCACACAGTACGCCAAACAGTCGGCAGAATTTGTTATACCTAAAACGAGACGAAACGATAACACAGCACTGTTAGTGAGTCTGAAACGTCGTTGCTTCCCCCGCCCAGGACCAGTACCTAGTAAAAGCTTATACCGCCACAGCGGACTAACGTTCACAGCAATGATGGCCACGATCGGCAGGTAGATGAACCACACCAGACTCGAAGCACCGAAGTGAAGCAGAAAGTCCAGCTTCTGCGACGAGTGTTCGTACTTCATCGTGGTGCGCAGCTCCCACAGGAACCAGAGCATCATCGTGGAGCGGCAGGCAAGTACCAGCCAGCCGGGCCACGTCTGATACTCGTCAATGTCGGAGATAATATCAACTTCCGTCTGGAAATAAGAAGTTAATGGAGAAAATGTGTTAGAAAATGCTGGTGTTTTAcgtatttgattttattttgattcaaTATCTGCCATCAAGGAATAGCTGTGAGCTCTAAACATGGAGGTAAAACGTTAAATAAACCCAACGGTCCGAGAGGTTTATCCTACTAATTGATCAAATAAATatagaacaaaaataaataagaaaaaaatagatgTACTTACTCTGTTCCATATGTACAGCAGCACGTGTATGGCACAGTAGGGTATCCAAATAACCATGAGCAGTATCCAGCTGCTAACACTGATCTGTAGTCGCGTCACGGCCCATCCcttcgccagcagcagcagtatgagCATGAATGAGGTctgcaaaatgcatcaaagTTTGTACTGCCTTGCCCTGTTTTTCTCCTTCCACCCTCCTTTCACTTACTCTGCTAAAGATATCAAATATATCGCCCATAATGGCCAGCTTCTCGTCGCCCACGCCGTTCATCGCGTACCGCACCGTGTGCGTGAGCAGCAGGCAGACGCTGACAAACTCCAGCACCAGGCTGACGGTGAACAGCCGCGTCACCGGGTGTTTCTGCAACCGCACGGCATAGATTTGCAGCGGCACCATCAGCAGATACACGACGAAAAAGATCAAATACATCTCGAGCGTGTTCTGCTGGTCGAAGGAGAAGTGAAACAGCAGCGGATTGAAGAACGACAGCGTCTGCCGGTTCGGGTTCCCGTTCACGAGCGTTATATCGTAGTTTATCGCCGGCGGTTCCGGATGGTACTTGCGATAGTCGTAATGATGCCACTGGCAGGTGGACACATTCTGATAACAGGCAACCATGGACACGTACCAGAAtctgaaagagagagaagaagggGAAAGATGACTGTAGCGACACCGATTGTCCAGCGACAAGAATGTTGTCTCCCGTTATCAGCGCTCTCGGCCCTCACTCACCTTGGCACGTTCGGATCACTGATGACGAACGTGAACTGGCTCCCGGGGACGACGTTTTCCCGCGTGTCCTCGTCCACGCACAGCTTGCCCGGCTCGCACGGGATGCGCCGCAGGTAGTCCGCCTCCGCGTGCGGATTGCACGCCCGGCTGTACACGATCTTGTCCAGCTTCTCGAACATCCGCTGGCAGGCCACGTCCCGGTCGTAATCGTTCCGGTTCGCGTAGTACTCGAGAAAGCTGCGCTTGTCGAGCACCGCCAGCGTCACCGGCACGGTAAAGTTCACGCTCGACGTAATATTGCCGTAGATGTACCCGAACGTGTCCCACTCCGTGTCCTTCTGGGAGTGTTTCTCCGTCTTCTGGAAGCCGAACTTGTGCAGAAAGCGAAAGAACTCGTCCACCTCGAACGTGCCCGTCAGGTGGGCAGCCCGGGCCATGGGCAGCTCGCTTATCCCCGCCCCCAGCAGCATCCACAGGGCCGCCGCCCCCAGCACAAACCATCGCGTTCGTCCGGGAGTGTTCCTCGTCCACATACTCGCTCGCTGCTGCCGATTGACACTCCCCCAAACCACTTCTTTCTCTTCTCACACCCACCCCCTGGTACACGATAACTTTCCCTTCACTTCAGGCACAccgttttcactttcactttccCTTTGCCCACCGTACACCCGTCCGGAATGTAGCGCTGGCGAACGAATTGCAGCACATTGGCGAACTATTATCCGAGCCAAATTGGACAGGGCAGCAGATTAGGGGAGGGTGGGGAGAAAATCTGCACCACTGCCAGCAGGGCCGAGCGACCGACCAAAGCCCCAACACCGACACGTTTGCACGCGCTTTGCTCACCGACCGAACGAAAAATGGCACCGAATCCGCGCACCTTTATCGCATCGTGTCCGGCTGTGCGCTCGATGGCGATAAAGTGAGCATTGTTTGCTGAACGGCTCAAAGTGCTTcttaatattttattgtttcttgCCCGTGCCCTCTCGCCAGCACCGCGGagcgaaccttttttttaactttctgCTCCAACGCAAACTTTGTTGACATGGTATTTTGACGTGCCCGTGCTGTCAAAGCGTACAGTGATGGACCGATGCGAGGTAACGCGTCCGAATGGTCACCTTTAATTTACGGAGGAAACAATATTATTTGCAAGCAAATTGTCTAAAATTAAGGACAactaaaaatacaattttcttACTTCATTTTCTTGcggaaaatgcattttttgtttatttcaacagtaaaaaacaataaatttgaaaacatGAGCATTGCATGCACTCCCACGGTGCGTCGTTTTTTACAGTCTTTCTCCGAGTTACGCAACACAGTTCAAAtgtcaaattagtacaattttctccctcaattgtcaaatgaaaaataatttgcatttttttcaaaagttttaaatcactaaaaagacagaaaaaacaaaatttctaCATCGATTGCATCAAATAAGTAATAAACTAAATAATTGAgctaaattcaattaaaaatcattattaatcAAGTATATTTTGGCTGTACAACGTGATATTCGACTTACGTGAAAATCAGAGATCAAGctaaattatacgaaaattaaCTATATTGTGACTGAAAACCTCAAAATGCTAGTTACGCtaatattcgagatacgctatcGCCTCCGGTCTGCACTAATAGCGTATATCGAGGAATACCTGTACTTGACAACATCCATCTGACAGCGCACAAACAGCCAGCCATCTCGCTCGCGCAACCATCGCTGCTCGTCCATCTCGCTCCGGCCGCCGCTCGCTCATTCCgacacttttttttcctcgccTTCCTCGAAACTGTCAAAGCCAGAGCCAGAAAAGTGAAGAAATTGTAGCAGAAAAGATTATGTTGTAAGATCCCGTGTGCCTGCGCCAGCCTTTCTTCCAAAAGGATTGACTCTTGTTTTGtgtaacaaacaaatcaacaaattgCCCACATCAGCCCCAGACTGTTGGTGTTCCGTACCAGCTTCGacgtagaaaaaaaaccccatcccgtgtgagcgtgtgtgtgtgtgtgcgttatgGTTTAGGCCTAGAAGAATCAGCTCGACAGCAACCACCCCAGTGACGACGGGTTGGGAAGGTGATGCGTACTCCCAAACCTTGCGTACCGAAAAAAAGTAACGCAAAACGTACGTAAGTGTAGCAGCACTGCTGCaggaaagtgaagaaaaagcCCCTTCCCATGTGGGGGGTGACCCATGAAGGAACCGAAGGAAAACAGCCTTGCACAACTGTGTGACCATGATCGTGCGGGGAAGCAGCTGAAGCCAATCCGGCGGCAATAGCGCCTtgtttgtgtgaaaaaaaTCGTGTGAAATGATGTGAAAaacggcaacagcagccgAAAGTGTGCAGTTAGTTGGTCGGCGAGCGACCCGAGAAAAATAGAACCTGGCGAGGGGCTGCCTGGGTGtgataaagcaaaaacaaagcgttaggCGACCCTGCCCGTCCTCGAAGAGAAAACAGTTTGTCGTCGTTCGCGTCGTCCTTTGGTGTGCTCGTCCAACGGGGAGCGCAGAGACAGCGCAACCTTGATCCTCGGCTGCTTCTTACTACGTCAGTCAGTCCGTGAGCGCGCGCGTTGTGTGGGGTGGGTGGCCCGGGCCAAGGTCCACCACAGGGGAGAGACAGGGGCAAAACCATCCAACCAGAGCGCAacaaatagagagagagagaactcgGTGCTGGCGTAAACACATTCCTTATTTAGCGTATCTCTTGTCGCGGCTTGGTCGTATCCGTAAGGATGCCGCAGTGCTACTGTCCAACCCCCTGGGCTGGGTGTGtgtagaaaaataaacaaaacacacctttCCGACGTCTCCCCCCTTGGCGCTCCCCGCTCACCCAAGGTACAGGGGATGTTGCAATCTGATCGAGCGAAAATTGATCGCTACACGGATTGCAATTCACACAGCCACAGCGCGGGGGAATGTGTATCGAGGCCCCCTAACACACCACCACGACGCTGAACTGCGCTGATAAGTGAAAAGCCCTTCGTGCTGTGTTGTGTCGCGAGTGCACACGAAAGAAAGCGccagaaattaaaacaatcgtAGTAGCATTGACGTGcgtgcctctgtgtgtgtttgccgctCCCGTGTTCTGTTTCTCCGTTCCAGCAAGAACGCACACAATCCCTTGTTACAAAAGGGCGGaagcttgttttttgtgtttgtttgcctttcaaGATTATCACTAGACAGAGAAGCATGCTGTGCTAAGTGCGCACGTTGCACAAACGCTGCCACCGCTGCTACTGTCCGCTCGTCGGTGTGAAATTATTGTGCTTTGTGAATTTATGTGATTTGATTTCTCCACGTTGATTGAGGCGAACATCTCGCGGTTTGAACGCCGTtgtgtgaaaaacaaaacaaaaaatggtttgaaaaCGGTACTCCGGCATCATCGCTGTATCGCCAGAGGAAactaaacaacaaacaaaccagtTGCAGCAGCCGCATCAGCCCACAGCTTTAGTTGCCTAGTCGTCCCGGCCGCGACAACCTGCACAATGGGCAGCGTGTGGAAGCGGTTGCAGCGCGTCAACAAGCGGGCGGCCAAGTTTTCCTTCACCGTGTCGTACCATGAGCTGTTCATGGAGACGACTGCCAAATGGTAGGTTTCGGTGCTCGAATCGGTCATCCCTTCTAACAGCAAACTATTTACCTTCCCTTTTTGTAGCGGTAACACCCCGTAACATTTTTTACCTGCGTTTGTGAGTGGGACAGAAAATTAATTGTAACACGGCACATGATTCATTGCGCGCTACTTTCGGGGAGCAATTCCTCGTAAGACGGTATTTTACCCACGAAGACACGTTGTGGGGAGGGGGCTTTATGTTACCCCGAGCCCAATGAAGCCCCCGACACGGCGACGACGTAATCGCTCGGAAATGAACATCATAATTTCctgtatcatcatcatcgccaccatcgccaccattACCGTCATCGGCGAAGGCAATACACGGCTCTAGCGTCATCAcattacacatacacacccatacGAACACCATCACGTCATCACGGTTGCTTGGATCGGGGGGATGCAGTTCCGTCGcgtcttgttttgtttatctttgcCGTTACGTCGCCACCCTCCCCCTTCTTTTCCCCGCTCGCGGCTGCCGCTTTTCGCTCCCTAGGGAAGCGCTCCAACGGACAGTTTCGGATTATTTTTCCACCCGCTACGGTCCGGAACAATCTAAGACAGTGGCCGGTAAACGTcgtgctttttttattgtggttgttttatttagtggtgggagctcggaattcGACCTactcgattccgattccgtgtttggaatcaattccggagttgactctcTAGTTGAATCCGGAGTTGACTCTGGAACCGCTTCCGGATACGATTCCGCAGTGGAcatgggaatcgcaatttgctccggaaacggaatcagacttgactccagaaatggaattagctcccgaatgagaatcagttcttgaattgaaataagaagtttcctAATCGAAATCAtcccgggaatctccatgagaatggttCGTTTACaagtgaattttgatttttgcatTATTGGACCCAAACGTCTATTTTAATGGAGATGACaaaaccgactccgtttcgaagccgattatgatttcggagccaatgCTGATTCCGAAGCCAATTCCAATTACGAAGCCgtttctgattccggaaccaattccggagccaattcaatccggaaccaattcatcatcatcatatcatcatcatttaggaaccaattccggagccgaccCCGTAATCGATTCATAAAACTGATTCTGAATATACtatctggaatcgatttcagaaAACATCGGAGCaagctggaatcgattcctacaaaacttcatttttcccatcactagttgtaTTGTCCTACCAGGTGTTCTATTTAAACCCTTTTTGCAAAGATTTTAACCcatttaatttacaatttgtgGCAATGTCTTAGGGTCATTAATTGAGCAATGCCTCACAGCTTCactgaaaaaagaaaataataatactttACTGAGTTTGTAGATGGCATGTTACAAATCTTCAATTCCAATTTGTGCACACAAATTACCCTGTTCAATATTTGCTTTGGAGGGTAAACGTCAACAGTCAGCAGCAGTGATGGACGTCTTGGACCATTAAACGCGATGAATCATTCCAGTATTGCGTTCTCCAGCTCGCCCCTGGAAGCAAGGCCCTCTCACACAATGTATAGAACAAGATCAGACGGAAACGGGTAATGAATCGGCCCGGCACTGGTGGGGCTAAATCCCCAAAGGGGGAAAAGCAGTGGTGTTTctcgattttttatttttggacgATGACGCGTGCACAAGCCGCCACACGCGAACGAAACACAGCCAAACCAACCTTCCCATCCCAAAATGCATCAATATCGCTTTTGGAACGAGATGCGCACAGTAGTACTGCGTGGTTGGTTCTCCTCCCGCCCAAAAGACAAACCATCATCTGCCATCCCGTCaaagttttggttttgtttttggctttgGATTTGAAGCTTCCAAGCGTTCGTCATTCGGCGATGCACTTTGTTTTTGCggtcaatttatttttatttccatcctCGTGCAAAGTGTGCAAGAACCGGTGCAAAGTGcatgacggtggcgaaggttttatgattttatttttaaaatttcagtCTCTGCATGTTGGTAATGGAAAAGTATTGATCAATTTGGCCCATTCGTTCCGCTTTTATTTCGCATTGGATCCCTGcgttgcatttattttttattttttcaattaccAAACGTGTCCTTGTGCAGCCAGATGGATGAaggatttttcatttacctTCATCAAACGGTCCGTAAATAAAATATGCACCCAACGGCAGGCGTGCGCTCGGGCCATCGCAGCCGCAAtcgtaaaatataaaaatgccCGTAACACATTGGCATTAACGAAAAACCGCCATGAATGTTTAAATGATactggtagtggtggtggtggtaccagTTGGGTGCATTCGGTACTGTAATGCTCTCCCTCCAAAAGGGTCAGAGGCCCTGCCGCAGCGCAATCGCGCAAATGCAACCAGAGGTCATCCGATGCGGCCGTGCTTAATTCATTATCTTCATTAAGTACTCGCTGGGGAGGACGTTGGGGCGACTCGCAATGTGATGCGAGAGCGTCTCGGCCAAGCAACAAAGCAACAGCGCTACTTCACTGATTTCACGATGCTATGTATCGCGTTCCGGAAGCACTTGAAGTGCGCCCGGTCGAAAG
Coding sequences within:
- the LOC120902160 gene encoding integral membrane protein GPR180-like; translated protein: MWTRNTPGRTRWFVLGAAALWMLLGAGISELPMARAAHLTGTFEVDEFFRFLHKFGFQKTEKHSQKDTEWDTFGYIYGNITSSVNFTVPVTLAVLDKRSFLEYYANRNDYDRDVACQRMFEKLDKIVYSRACNPHAEADYLRRIPCEPGKLCVDEDTRENVVPGSQFTFVISDPNVPRFWYVSMVACYQNVSTCQWHHYDYRKYHPEPPAINYDITLVNGNPNRQTLSFFNPLLFHFSFDQQNTLEMYLIFFVVYLLMVPLQIYAVRLQKHPVTRLFTVSLVLEFVSVCLLLTHTVRYAMNGVGDEKLAIMGDIFDIFSRTSFMLILLLLAKGWAVTRLQISVSSWILLMVIWIPYCAIHVLLYIWNRTEVDIISDIDEYQTWPGWLVLACRSTMMLWFLWELRTTMKYEHSSQKLDFLLHFGASSLVWFIYLPIVAIIAVNVSPLWRYKLLLGITNSADCLAYCVMMGLLWPNRAGQYLLLTGTNFGGMDELDEFNEAPHIVHRDSDTLHSSNGDLAIDDYLDNEDDEIETLVLSTDDLLHTGSSYAVGSGSGSGGGSKPLSLHNGSALNGGIGKGGRSFD